One region of Hugenholtzia roseola DSM 9546 genomic DNA includes:
- a CDS encoding helix-turn-helix domain-containing protein yields the protein MIQSIFLIYLLSMNTEQILAKLRQIRKEKGVSQEDIAKQIGVSRPTYLAMENGKQEFSLQRLEKVVKFLNIDIYDLIDKKDEKSNQIAKAISEIKAKIEEIERKIS from the coding sequence ATGATACAATCCATATTCTTAATATATTTGCTTTCTATGAATACAGAACAGATATTGGCTAAATTGCGACAAATTCGCAAAGAAAAAGGCGTAAGCCAAGAAGATATAGCCAAACAGATAGGAGTTTCCAGACCTACTTATTTGGCTATGGAAAATGGAAAGCAAGAATTTTCCCTGCAAAGGTTAGAAAAGGTAGTTAAATTTCTGAATATTGATATTTACGATTTGATAGATAAAAAAGATGAAAAATCAAATCAAATTGCAAAGGCAATATCAGAGATTAAAGCTAAAATCGAGGAAATAGAAAGAAAAATTAGTTAG
- a CDS encoding DUF2147 domain-containing protein produces MKVKELRHDGKEYSGGKILDPEDGKSYTCKIWREGKNLMVRGYVAFFFRTQKWLPAE; encoded by the coding sequence TTGAAAGTCAAAGAATTAAGACATGACGGCAAAGAATACAGTGGCGGCAAGATTTTAGACCCCGAAGATGGCAAAAGTTATACCTGCAAAATCTGGCGCGAGGGCAAAAATTTGATGGTGCGCGGCTATGTGGCTTTTTTCTTTCGCACCCAAAAATGGCTACCTGCCGAATAA
- a CDS encoding PAS domain S-box protein: MRIFLPFIFLTVLFFFVSEVLLAQTTTFSTAERREQEIDSLENTLTLQLSDSLKLENTIKLFLLVLNQNPKQALDYLEKARLWNRDSLYQGRICNARAIFYWQQGEYNQALVLYKKAEQEFEKRGDIWRLADVSQNLGLLYSSRKEFEQAHYYYRKAQAIYENQTQHPSFPKNYAAFLSNRGILAMRENKLDSALFFHREALLYASRAQDVEGEARAYQNLGNVFLRKDSLVEARLHFQKSLSISEEANLTQGKIFNHNSLATIFIKNKEYAQALPHAEASFELAERVGRKESMRNSLQNLVTIYQMLGDFKTAFAYLQMQQQVKDSLLNEQKIREQFKIEYQNDLFKREQENEKLKSLAQIQENTIKQQRIFSVLFSILFLFLILILILFVRSQQKIKRDNFILQKQTRIIQEQNFKLQQNSEKKISQILDSSLDACVGSDAEGKIIIWSLAAERLFGWKEQEVMGKKLSEVFIPQQHRSAHEEGMQRYLTTQEPHILNQRVEITALRKDGTHFPVELTVNAVKIEAETLFAAFIRDITQQKADAAALRQSQEKALEAILTNKKLIEEQNRLLEEQVQKRTQSLQEAYEMIAAHNEAVAASIHYGARIQNALLPRPDVLAELFPKHFIFFKPRDVVSGDFYWTRRLGSLRLIAAIDCTGHGVPGAFMSMIGNDLLHEIVGRRKITRPDGILNELHKGIRNALQQDSTQNQDGMDISVCCIDDSKQVLYFAGAKNGLIYFQNQELFQIKGDKFSIGGEQLEAERIFTLHTIPLQTQTTCYLFSDGYPDQFGGKQGKKMMTKNLKNFLSTIQTQEMQDQAQAVKQHFYEWKGTQEQVDDVLLIGFTV, translated from the coding sequence ATGAGGATATTCCTGCCTTTTATCTTTCTGACTGTCTTATTTTTCTTTGTTAGTGAGGTGCTATTGGCACAAACAACTACTTTTAGCACTGCCGAAAGGAGAGAACAAGAAATCGATAGTTTGGAAAATACGCTAACTTTACAGTTATCAGACAGTCTAAAATTAGAAAACACGATAAAACTATTTCTATTAGTTTTAAATCAAAATCCGAAGCAAGCCCTCGATTATTTGGAAAAAGCAAGGCTGTGGAATCGCGATTCTTTGTATCAGGGGCGTATATGCAACGCAAGGGCAATATTTTATTGGCAGCAAGGAGAATACAATCAGGCTCTTGTTTTGTATAAAAAGGCAGAGCAGGAATTTGAGAAAAGAGGTGATATTTGGCGTTTGGCAGATGTTTCACAAAATTTAGGCTTGCTTTATTCCTCGCGCAAGGAATTTGAGCAGGCGCACTATTATTATCGGAAGGCACAGGCAATTTATGAAAATCAGACCCAGCACCCTTCTTTTCCCAAAAACTATGCTGCCTTTCTAAGCAATAGGGGCATTTTGGCAATGCGAGAAAACAAACTCGATTCTGCCCTATTTTTTCATAGAGAGGCACTTTTATACGCCAGTCGCGCCCAAGATGTAGAAGGCGAGGCGCGTGCTTATCAGAACTTAGGCAATGTTTTTTTGAGAAAAGACTCCCTTGTAGAGGCGCGTTTGCATTTTCAAAAGTCGCTTTCTATCAGCGAGGAAGCAAACCTAACGCAGGGAAAAATCTTCAATCACAATAGTTTGGCTACTATTTTTATCAAAAATAAAGAGTACGCCCAAGCCTTGCCCCATGCAGAAGCCAGCTTCGAATTGGCGGAGCGTGTAGGTAGGAAGGAAAGCATGCGCAATTCGCTGCAAAATTTAGTTACCATTTATCAGATGCTTGGCGATTTCAAGACTGCCTTTGCGTATTTGCAAATGCAGCAGCAGGTCAAAGATAGTTTATTAAACGAACAAAAAATTAGAGAGCAATTTAAAATAGAATACCAAAACGACCTTTTTAAAAGAGAACAAGAAAATGAAAAGCTCAAATCATTGGCGCAGATACAAGAAAATACCATCAAGCAGCAGCGTATTTTTTCTGTTTTATTTTCAATTTTATTTCTCTTTTTGATTTTAATTTTGATTCTTTTTGTACGAAGCCAACAAAAAATCAAGCGCGATAATTTTATTTTGCAAAAACAGACGCGCATCATACAGGAACAAAACTTCAAACTCCAACAAAATAGCGAAAAGAAAATTAGCCAAATTTTGGATAGTTCGCTTGATGCCTGTGTCGGTTCTGATGCAGAGGGAAAGATTATCATTTGGTCTTTGGCTGCCGAGCGTCTGTTTGGCTGGAAGGAGCAGGAGGTGATGGGCAAAAAATTGAGCGAAGTTTTTATTCCCCAACAGCACCGCAGCGCACACGAGGAGGGCATGCAACGCTACCTCACCACACAAGAGCCGCATATCCTCAATCAGCGCGTAGAAATTACGGCGTTGCGTAAAGATGGCACGCATTTTCCCGTCGAGCTTACCGTCAATGCGGTAAAGATAGAAGCCGAAACCCTTTTTGCCGCCTTTATTCGCGACATAACCCAACAAAAAGCCGATGCCGCCGCCTTGCGCCAAAGCCAAGAGAAGGCATTGGAGGCGATTCTGACCAATAAAAAACTGATAGAAGAGCAAAACCGCCTTTTAGAGGAGCAAGTACAAAAGCGCACGCAGAGTTTGCAGGAGGCTTACGAAATGATTGCGGCTCACAACGAAGCCGTTGCCGCTTCTATTCACTATGGCGCAAGGATTCAGAACGCCCTATTACCGCGCCCCGATGTTTTGGCGGAGTTGTTTCCCAAACATTTTATCTTTTTCAAGCCGCGCGATGTCGTTTCGGGCGATTTCTACTGGACACGCCGTCTGGGTTCGTTGCGCCTGATAGCGGCAATAGACTGCACAGGGCATGGCGTACCCGGTGCTTTTATGTCTATGATAGGAAACGATTTGCTTCATGAGATTGTAGGGCGGCGCAAAATTACCCGCCCTGATGGAATTTTGAACGAACTGCACAAAGGAATCCGCAACGCCCTCCAACAGGATAGCACCCAAAATCAAGACGGCATGGATATTAGCGTCTGTTGTATAGATGATAGCAAGCAAGTTTTGTATTTCGCAGGAGCTAAGAATGGTTTAATTTATTTTCAAAACCAAGAGCTTTTTCAAATCAAGGGCGATAAGTTTTCTATTGGCGGCGAACAGTTGGAAGCCGAGCGCATCTTTACCCTTCATACCATTCCGCTGCAAACGCAGACGACCTGTTACCTCTTTTCAGACGGCTATCCCGACCAATTTGGCGGCAAGCAAGGCAAGAAAATGATGACCAAAAATCTTAAAAATTTCCTTAGCACCATTCAAACCCAAGAGATGCAAGACCAAGCACAAGCCGTTAAGCAGCATTTTTACGAATGGAAAGGCACGCAGGAGCAAGTAGATGATGTCTTGCTTATCGGTTTTACGGTATAA
- a CDS encoding TlpA family protein disulfide reductase has protein sequence MRGFIVFFLIFASASLSFVSEPQSVQVWQKADLEKLLKQQDSLSEKEGKRLEIINFWATWCQPCVAELPHFEALQAAYRGQVRVRYLSLDFEKDLQTKLIPFAQKRLKEGQVILLNDTDYDNWMGLIDAQWSGAIPATLFLDARTQTYHFVPKALEKEELRHITDSLLQK, from the coding sequence ATGCGAGGATTTATTGTTTTTTTTCTTATATTTGCCTCTGCAAGCCTTTCTTTTGTATCAGAGCCACAATCGGTACAGGTTTGGCAGAAGGCGGACTTAGAAAAATTGCTCAAACAGCAAGATAGCCTTTCAGAAAAAGAGGGCAAAAGGCTCGAAATTATCAACTTTTGGGCAACGTGGTGTCAGCCCTGTGTAGCAGAATTACCTCATTTTGAGGCATTGCAGGCGGCTTATCGGGGGCAGGTGCGGGTGCGTTATCTAAGTTTGGATTTTGAAAAAGATTTGCAGACCAAACTCATTCCCTTTGCACAAAAACGCCTCAAAGAAGGGCAGGTGATTTTGCTAAATGATACAGACTACGACAACTGGATGGGGCTAATTGATGCGCAATGGTCGGGGGCAATTCCTGCCACGCTCTTTTTAGATGCGCGAACACAAACCTACCATTTTGTACCAAAGGCTCTTGAAAAAGAAGAATTGCGACATATTACGGATTCGCTCCTCCAAAAATAA
- a CDS encoding thioredoxin family protein: MQNLKKSLFLLLAIAFVGLASFTLVGDGYKVGAKIKGFQLKNVDGKTVSLADYQNNAKGIILTFTCNHCPYAKLYEDRLIALHNRFKDEGYPVVAINPNGKTVEDDSFENMVARAKEKGYPFAYLLDEDQKVAQAFGAEKTPHIYLLKNVGDGFEVVYIGAIDDDPQNTKENKVKFVENAIIDLQQGRSVANTNTKAVGCTIKWLK; this comes from the coding sequence ATGCAAAATCTGAAAAAATCGCTTTTTCTTCTCCTTGCGATTGCCTTTGTAGGGCTTGCCAGCTTTACTTTGGTCGGCGATGGCTACAAAGTCGGAGCTAAAATCAAGGGTTTTCAGCTCAAAAATGTAGATGGCAAGACGGTTAGTTTGGCAGACTATCAAAACAATGCCAAAGGTATTATCCTGACTTTCACTTGCAACCACTGCCCTTACGCTAAATTGTATGAAGACCGTTTGATAGCACTGCACAATCGCTTCAAAGACGAAGGCTATCCCGTTGTGGCTATCAATCCGAATGGAAAAACGGTAGAGGACGATTCTTTTGAAAATATGGTCGCGCGTGCCAAAGAAAAAGGCTACCCCTTTGCCTACCTTTTAGACGAAGACCAAAAAGTGGCGCAGGCTTTTGGGGCAGAAAAAACGCCACACATCTATTTGCTTAAAAATGTAGGCGATGGCTTCGAAGTCGTTTATATCGGTGCGATTGATGACGACCCCCAAAATACAAAAGAAAACAAGGTCAAGTTTGTAGAAAATGCCATCATTGACTTACAACAAGGACGCTCGGTAGCCAATACCAATACAAAAGCCGTAGGCTGTACGATTAAGTGGTTGAAATAA
- the rpoC gene encoding DNA-directed RNA polymerase subunit beta', with translation MVFRKNSKIKSDFKSITISLASPESILASSNGEVTQPETINYRTYKPEMGGLFCERTFGPVKDWECHCGKYKRIRYKGITCDRCGVDVTEKKVRRERMGHIELVVPVAHIWYFRSLPNKIGYLLGLPTKKLDQIIYYERYVVVQPGILGNELKKMDFLSEDEYIEIMDKLPRENQLKDDEDPDKFIAKMGAEALQMLLSRIQLDELSYELRNATMNETSQQRKSEALKRLRVVEAFRDAKARKVDNSPEWMVVKMVPVIPPELRPLVPLDGGRFATSDLNDLYRRVIIRNNRLKRLIDIKAPEVILRNEKRMLQEAVDSLFDNSRKVNAVRGDGNRALKSLSDMLKGKQGRFRQNLLGKRVDYSGRSVIVVGPELKLHECGLPKNMAAELFKPFIIRKLIERGIVKTVKSAKKIVDRKDPVIWDILENVLKGHPVLLNRAPTLHRLGIQAFQPKLIEGKAIQLHPLVCTAFNADFDGDQMAVHVPLSHEAILEASVLMLAAHNILSPASGNPITVPSQDMVLGLYYLTKGRRSTPEKPVKGEDKIFYSAEEVILAVDSGKVSKHAYIKVRTKVRDEKTGELHPQLVETVAGRVLFNDAVPEEVGYINELLTKKALQKVISHVFKVVGMARTAEFLDDIKYLGFQQAYRGGLSIGIDNVRIPDSKARLVQEAKDEVDTVLANYMMGFITDNERYNQVVDIWTRVNRTLSDHLLNDLEKDDQGFNPVYMMMHSGARGSREQIRQLGGMRGLMAKPQKNLQGSVGEIIENPILSNFKEGLDVLEYFISTHGARKGLADTALKTADAGYLTRRLVDVAQDIVINEVDCGTLRGVTVTVLKENDEILEGIAERTLGRVSLHDVFHPETEELIVESGTLITEDIGQALEKAGFETLEVRSPLTCETRIGICGTCYGRNLATGKMVQRGESVGVIAAQSIGEPGTQLTLRTFHVGGAASSVAVESSLKAKYEGVVAFEDIKTVVSTNEDGKEVTVVMSRTGEVRILHPETKRVLNTHNIPYGAFLKVKEGQSIKKGDDIVNWDPFNAVILSQVTGTVRFESIEEGITFKQETDDQTGFSQKVIIETRDRTKNPTIIIDGDDGSSISSNIPAGAYLAVENGQRVRPGQILVKIPRSVSKNRDITGGLPRVTELFEARNPSNPAVVSEIDGTVRYGSVKRGNREIFVESKKDGIIKKYMVPLTKHILVQENDFVKAGMPLSDGAITPSDILAIKGPTAVQEYLTNEIQEVYRLQGVKINDKHIEVIVRQMMQKVEIIDPGDTEFLPSQIADRFEVRQANDEILDKKVVTDAGGSTKLKAGMIITARELRDENSHLRRKDLKLAKVREAQPAVSKPTLRGITQASLGTQSFMSAASFQETTKVLSEAAIRGKRDDLRGLKENVIVGHLIPAGTGMRDYDDIMVYSEKEYEKLLRENQTKSESSKKSEKVK, from the coding sequence ATGGTCTTCCGGAAGAACAGCAAAATCAAGTCAGATTTTAAATCTATTACCATTAGTTTGGCTTCGCCTGAGTCTATCTTGGCGAGTTCAAACGGAGAAGTTACACAACCCGAAACGATAAACTATCGCACCTACAAGCCCGAAATGGGCGGACTTTTCTGCGAGCGTACTTTCGGTCCTGTCAAAGATTGGGAATGTCATTGTGGCAAATACAAGCGTATTCGCTATAAGGGCATCACCTGCGATAGGTGTGGCGTAGATGTTACCGAGAAAAAAGTGCGCCGCGAGCGCATGGGGCATATCGAGCTGGTAGTGCCTGTAGCACACATCTGGTATTTCCGCTCTCTGCCTAATAAAATTGGCTACCTTTTGGGCTTACCTACCAAAAAGTTAGACCAAATCATCTATTATGAGCGTTACGTTGTGGTGCAGCCCGGTATCTTGGGCAACGAACTCAAGAAAATGGACTTCCTAAGCGAAGACGAGTACATCGAGATAATGGACAAGCTCCCGCGCGAAAACCAGCTCAAAGATGACGAAGACCCCGATAAGTTTATCGCTAAGATGGGCGCAGAAGCCTTGCAGATGCTACTTTCGCGGATTCAATTAGATGAGCTTTCTTACGAATTGCGCAATGCTACCATGAACGAAACTTCGCAGCAACGCAAATCGGAAGCCTTGAAGCGTTTGCGCGTAGTAGAAGCCTTCCGCGATGCCAAAGCGCGAAAAGTCGATAATTCGCCCGAATGGATGGTCGTCAAGATGGTGCCTGTGATTCCGCCCGAATTGCGCCCACTTGTACCCCTCGATGGCGGACGTTTTGCTACTTCCGACCTCAACGACCTCTACCGTCGCGTTATCATTCGCAATAATCGCCTCAAACGCCTTATCGACATCAAAGCCCCCGAAGTGATTTTGCGCAACGAAAAGCGCATGTTGCAGGAAGCGGTAGATTCACTTTTTGATAACTCACGCAAAGTCAATGCGGTTCGTGGCGACGGCAATCGCGCCCTCAAATCGCTCTCCGACATGCTCAAAGGCAAGCAGGGACGTTTTCGTCAGAACCTCTTAGGAAAGCGCGTCGACTATTCTGGTCGTTCCGTAATTGTAGTAGGTCCCGAACTCAAACTGCACGAGTGCGGTCTGCCTAAAAATATGGCGGCAGAACTTTTCAAACCCTTTATCATTCGCAAACTGATTGAAAGAGGTATCGTCAAGACGGTCAAATCTGCCAAGAAAATTGTAGATAGAAAAGACCCCGTTATTTGGGACATCTTAGAAAATGTATTGAAGGGACACCCTGTCTTGCTCAACCGTGCGCCTACGCTACACCGTTTGGGTATTCAGGCTTTCCAACCCAAACTCATCGAGGGCAAAGCGATTCAGTTGCACCCCTTAGTTTGTACAGCGTTCAACGCCGACTTTGACGGTGACCAAATGGCGGTTCACGTTCCACTAAGTCATGAAGCCATTTTAGAAGCCTCTGTCTTGATGTTGGCAGCGCACAATATCCTTTCGCCTGCCAGCGGCAATCCGATTACTGTACCTTCGCAAGACATGGTCTTGGGCTTGTACTATCTGACCAAAGGACGCAGAAGCACTCCCGAAAAACCTGTCAAAGGCGAGGATAAAATTTTCTACTCTGCCGAAGAGGTAATTTTAGCCGTAGATAGTGGAAAGGTATCGAAGCACGCCTATATCAAAGTGAGAACCAAAGTTCGCGATGAAAAAACAGGCGAATTGCACCCACAATTAGTAGAAACCGTAGCAGGGCGCGTATTGTTCAATGATGCCGTTCCCGAAGAAGTAGGCTACATCAACGAGCTACTGACTAAAAAAGCACTACAAAAAGTCATCTCACACGTCTTCAAGGTTGTGGGCATGGCACGCACCGCCGAATTTTTGGACGATATCAAATACTTGGGCTTCCAACAAGCCTATCGTGGTGGTCTTTCTATCGGTATCGACAATGTTCGAATTCCTGATTCGAAGGCGCGTTTGGTACAAGAAGCCAAAGATGAAGTAGATACAGTCTTAGCCAACTACATGATGGGCTTTATCACCGACAACGAACGCTACAACCAAGTAGTAGATATCTGGACACGCGTCAATAGAACCCTATCCGACCACCTTTTGAACGACTTGGAAAAAGACGACCAAGGCTTCAATCCTGTTTATATGATGATGCACTCAGGCGCACGTGGCTCGCGTGAGCAAATCCGTCAGCTTGGTGGTATGCGTGGTCTGATGGCAAAGCCACAGAAAAACTTGCAAGGTTCGGTAGGGGAAATCATCGAAAACCCAATCCTTTCCAACTTCAAAGAAGGGCTTGACGTTTTGGAATACTTTATCTCTACTCACGGTGCGCGTAAAGGTCTGGCGGATACGGCTTTAAAGACAGCAGACGCAGGCTACCTAACACGCCGCTTAGTAGACGTTGCGCAAGATATTGTCATCAACGAAGTAGATTGTGGCACTTTGCGTGGCGTTACGGTTACGGTTTTGAAAGAAAACGACGAAATCTTGGAAGGCATTGCCGAGCGCACCTTAGGGCGTGTATCGCTCCATGATGTATTCCACCCCGAAACCGAAGAACTTATCGTAGAATCGGGTACGCTCATTACCGAAGACATCGGACAAGCCCTTGAAAAGGCAGGCTTTGAAACCTTAGAAGTACGCTCCCCACTTACTTGTGAAACGCGAATCGGCATTTGTGGTACTTGCTATGGCAGAAACTTAGCCACAGGCAAGATGGTACAAAGAGGCGAATCGGTAGGGGTAATTGCGGCGCAGTCTATCGGCGAGCCGGGTACGCAGCTTACCTTACGTACTTTCCACGTAGGGGGTGCGGCATCGAGTGTGGCAGTAGAGTCTTCTTTGAAAGCCAAATACGAAGGGGTTGTCGCTTTTGAGGACATCAAGACCGTTGTTTCTACCAACGAAGATGGCAAAGAAGTAACCGTAGTTATGTCGCGCACAGGGGAAGTTCGTATTTTGCACCCCGAAACCAAGCGCGTCCTCAATACACACAACATTCCTTATGGTGCTTTCTTGAAAGTCAAAGAAGGACAAAGCATCAAAAAAGGTGATGATATTGTAAATTGGGACCCCTTCAACGCCGTTATCCTTTCGCAAGTTACGGGTACGGTTCGATTCGAGTCTATTGAAGAAGGCATTACCTTCAAACAAGAAACAGACGACCAGACAGGATTTAGTCAGAAGGTCATCATCGAAACGCGCGACAGAACGAAAAACCCAACCATTATCATCGACGGTGATGACGGTAGCAGCATCAGCAGTAACATTCCTGCGGGGGCGTATCTTGCCGTTGAAAATGGGCAGCGCGTGCGTCCAGGGCAAATTTTGGTTAAGATTCCGCGCTCGGTGAGCAAAAACCGCGACATCACAGGCGGTCTGCCACGTGTAACCGAACTCTTCGAGGCGCGTAATCCTTCTAACCCTGCCGTTGTGTCAGAGATTGATGGAACAGTGCGTTATGGCTCTGTCAAGCGTGGTAATCGTGAGATTTTCGTAGAGTCGAAAAAAGATGGTATCATCAAAAAATACATGGTGCCGCTTACCAAGCACATCTTAGTACAAGAAAATGACTTCGTAAAGGCAGGCATGCCACTTTCCGACGGTGCTATCACGCCTTCCGACATCTTGGCTATCAAAGGTCCTACGGCGGTGCAGGAATATCTAACCAACGAAATTCAGGAAGTCTATCGTTTGCAGGGTGTAAAAATCAATGACAAACACATCGAGGTCATTGTACGCCAAATGATGCAAAAAGTAGAAATCATAGACCCCGGAGATACCGAGTTCCTACCCAGCCAAATCGCCGACCGCTTCGAGGTTCGTCAGGCAAACGACGAAATCTTAGACAAGAAAGTAGTAACAGACGCTGGCGGCTCTACCAAGCTCAAAGCTGGTATGATTATCACTGCACGCGAATTGCGCGACGAGAACTCTCACCTCCGCCGCAAAGACTTGAAACTTGCAAAAGTGCGCGAAGCACAGCCTGCCGTTTCGAAGCCTACGCTACGTGGTATCACCCAAGCCTCTTTGGGAACACAGAGCTTTATGTCGGCAGCCTCGTTCCAAGAAACGACAAAGGTATTGAGCGAAGCCGCTATTCGTGGCAAACGCGACGACTTGCGCGGTCTGAAAGAAAACGTGATTGTCGGACACCTTATCCCTGCGGGTACAGGTATGCGCGATTACGACGACATCATGGTCTATTCTGAAAAAGAATACGAAAAACTTTTGCGCGAGAATCAGACCAAAAGCGAAAGCAGCAAAAAGTCTGAAAAGGTGAAATAA
- a CDS encoding GNAT family N-acetyltransferase, protein MLIRALSENDFLPLHHTLSEVFAEKNRPFFFNKWQAQQRWQRIGAVYPASFGAFEKEKLVGFLISAAGEWRGKNAIYNGGMGILKSYRNRGIATQLYAHLEEKVAAQVLLLEVLVENKAAQAFYERMGFAVLRQVACYLAQHSGYQHFRSGAVISKQAQPDWFYYQTLQQEWQTTYPTWQNLPAAISRNAVAEICLEAHWGEKLVGFISLDVQNGRISQIAVAPDFRRRKIGSQLLQQAQNLVLPKFVSILNIETHPTIEAFFSYHRFKRVALQYEMQKEIQQQG, encoded by the coding sequence ATGCTTATTCGCGCACTTTCAGAAAACGATTTCCTACCCCTTCATCACACTTTATCGGAGGTCTTTGCAGAGAAAAATCGCCCTTTTTTCTTCAACAAATGGCAGGCACAGCAACGTTGGCAGCGCATTGGGGCGGTATATCCTGCCTCGTTTGGGGCTTTCGAAAAAGAAAAATTAGTGGGCTTTCTTATCTCGGCGGCAGGCGAATGGAGGGGAAAAAATGCGATTTACAATGGTGGCATGGGCATATTGAAAAGTTATCGCAATAGAGGCATTGCCACTCAACTCTATGCGCACTTAGAAGAAAAGGTGGCGGCGCAGGTTTTGCTTTTGGAGGTTTTGGTCGAAAATAAGGCGGCACAGGCTTTTTACGAGCGAATGGGCTTTGCCGTCTTGCGGCAGGTGGCTTGTTATTTGGCGCAACATTCGGGCTATCAGCACTTCCGAAGTGGAGCGGTGATTTCGAAACAAGCGCAACCAGATTGGTTTTATTATCAAACTTTGCAGCAGGAGTGGCAAACTACTTATCCTACTTGGCAAAATCTGCCTGCTGCCATCAGCCGAAATGCCGTTGCCGAAATTTGTTTGGAGGCGCATTGGGGCGAAAAATTAGTGGGCTTTATCAGCCTTGATGTGCAAAATGGGCGCATTTCGCAAATCGCCGTTGCGCCCGATTTTAGGCGAAGAAAGATAGGCAGCCAACTTTTACAGCAGGCGCAAAATCTTGTCTTGCCAAAATTTGTTTCTATTTTAAATATAGAAACGCACCCTACCATCGAGGCTTTTTTTTCTTACCATCGCTTTAAAAGGGTCGCGCTACAATACGAAATGCAGAAGGAGATACAGCAGCAAGGTTAA
- a CDS encoding aminodeoxychorismate/anthranilate synthase component II, translating into MWRGLFTKIASFYGFERQKSDFEAQTVKNANFALLFIRKSADMLLLLDNFDSFTYNLYDYLSRVGAQVRVLRNDQPLSALTAEAWSAVVLSPGHGRPQAAGNMPAFIAHYAKKGFPLPILGVCLGHQALGEYFGAKLQRATYPMHGKISRVFLEKQAQDSVLFRRLPAQFEVVRYHSLLLTDLPASLRPLAYTQKGELMAFEHCHFPIFGVQFHPEAALSEQGLEILRNFVTYTVEKK; encoded by the coding sequence TTGTGGCGCGGTCTTTTCACAAAAATAGCAAGTTTTTATGGATTTGAACGACAAAAATCGGACTTCGAGGCGCAGACCGTAAAAAACGCTAATTTTGCACTTCTTTTTATTAGAAAGTCTGCCGATATGCTATTGCTGCTCGATAATTTCGACTCTTTTACCTATAATTTATACGATTATCTTTCACGTGTGGGGGCGCAGGTGCGGGTTTTGCGCAATGACCAACCCCTCTCGGCACTAACGGCAGAGGCTTGGTCGGCGGTAGTGCTTTCGCCCGGACATGGTCGTCCGCAGGCGGCAGGCAATATGCCTGCTTTTATAGCGCATTACGCGAAAAAAGGCTTTCCCTTGCCCATTTTGGGGGTCTGTTTGGGGCATCAGGCTTTGGGTGAGTATTTTGGTGCAAAACTTCAACGCGCTACTTATCCGATGCATGGCAAAATTTCGCGTGTTTTTTTGGAAAAGCAAGCGCAAGATTCGGTGCTTTTTCGCCGTCTGCCTGCCCAATTCGAGGTAGTGCGCTATCATTCGCTCCTACTGACCGATTTGCCTGCCTCTTTGCGCCCTTTGGCATACACGCAAAAAGGCGAACTGATGGCTTTTGAGCATTGTCATTTTCCAATTTTTGGCGTACAGTTTCACCCCGAAGCGGCTTTGAGCGAACAAGGCTTAGAGATTTTAAGGAATTTTGTAACATATACAGTTGAGAAAAAATAA